Proteins encoded together in one Impatiens glandulifera chromosome 1, dImpGla2.1, whole genome shotgun sequence window:
- the LOC124922807 gene encoding cytochrome P450 94A1-like, translated as MMMLNLEVSTPLVLCFLPALFLFVLVKFNALLFSSSSKNPKLPRSYPFIGSIFAIYANRERGIQWTSELALASPSKTVVIHRPVFRQIVVTANPANVRHILITHFHNYEKGDFFNVVMRDLLGDGIFNTDGEKWKFQRQVASHEFNTKSLRKFIEQVVDSELSDRLIPILSVAANNNTVIDFQDILQRFTFDNVCKIAFGSDPAYLSPSLPSEKFAQAFEDAVRISGQRFQSFHPLVWKIKRYLNVGSEKDLRIAVNQVGICLHYMIIIIIIINSFMNVARPQIRDFAKNVMKEKKKELEENASLNSVDLLSRFLSSGHSEENFVTDIVISFILAGRDTTSAALVWFFWLVSRHERVETQILSEITDKSESKMYDQAKEMVYTHAAISESMRLYPPVPVDGKQAVDDDILPDGTVVKRGTQVNYHPFAMGRSEEIWGKDWPEFRPERWLKEDRVTGGRQFVAKDAYEYPVFQAGPRICLGKEMAVLQMKSIASGVLRRFKVVPVLMENNKDPVFISYLTSKMKGGFPVRIEERKI; from the coding sequence atgatgatgttgaattTAGAGGTGTCCACCCCACTTGTCTTGTGTTTTCTCCCAGCCCTGTTTCTTTTCGTCTTGGTCAAGTTCAATGCATTactcttttcttcttcctctaagAATCCTAAGCTTCCCAGATCATATCCCTTCATTGGCTCCATTTTCGCCATTTACGCTAACAGGGAACGAGGTATTCAATGGACCTCTGAATTGGCTTTAGCTTCCCCGTCGAAAACCGTCGTCATCCACCGTCCCGTCTTCCGACAAATTGTGGTAACCGCCAATCCGGCTAATGTCCGTCATATCCTGATAACCCACTTCCATAACTACGAAAAAGGCGACTTCTTCAACGTGGTTATGAGAGACCTCCTCGGAGATGGAATCTTCAACACGGACGGCGAGAAATGGAAGTTCCAGAGGCAGGTGGCCAGTCACGAATTCAACACCAAATCCCTCAGGAAATTCATCGAGCAAGTGGTTGATTCCGAACTCTCCGATCGTCTCATCCCCATTCTCTCCGTCGCCGCCAACAACAACACCGTCATCGACTTCCAGGACATTCTGCAGCGATTCACGTTCGACAATGTCTGTAAAATCGCCTTCGGATCCGACCCGGCTTACCTCTCCCCTTCTCTCCCCAGCGAGAAATTCGCCCAAGCCTTCGAAGACGCTGTTCGAATCAGCGGCCAGAGATTCCAATCGTTCCATCCACTGGTCTGGAAAATCAAGAGATATCTCAACGTTGGATCGGAGAAGGACCTCCGGATTGCAGTCAATCAGGTAGGTATTTGTTTAcattatatgataataataataataataatcaattcattcatgAATGTTGCCCGCCCGCAGATACGAGATTTCGCGAAAAACGtgatgaaagaaaagaaaaaagaattagAAGAAAATGCTTCGCTAAACTCTGTAGATCTTCTGTCTAGATTCTTAAGTTCTGGGCATTCGGAGGAAAACTTTGTAACGGACATAGTCATCAGCTTCATCTTAGCCGGTCGAGACACTACATCAGCTGCTCTGGTATGGTTCTTCTGGCTCGTCTCCAGACATGAACGTGTTGAAACCCAGATTCTAAGTGAGATTACTGATAAATCTGAATCGAAAATGTACGATCAAGCTAAAGAAATGGTCTACACACACGCTGCTATCAGCGAAAGCATGAGGTTGTACCCGCCGGTGCCCGTAGACGGGAAGCAGGCGGTGGATGATGATATTCTGCCAGATGGGACCGTGGTGAAAAGAGGGACGCAGGTAAATTATCACCCATTCGCGATGGGGAGATCGGAGGAGATTTGGGGGAAAGATTGGCCGGAGTTTCGTCCTGAACGGTGGCTCAAGGAAGATCGGGTCACCGGGGGAAGACAATTCGTGGCAAAGGATGCTTACGAGTATCCTGTGTTTCAAGCAGGCCCCAGGATTTGTCTTGGGAAGGAGATGGCGGTTCTGCAGATGAAGTCCATTGCCTCCGGCGTATTACGCCGGTTTAAGGTGGTTCCGGTACTGATGGAGAACAACAAGGACCCGGTTTTTATATCTTATCTGACGTCCAAGATGAAAGGAGGCTTTCCTGTGAGAATTGAAGAACGCAAGATTTAG